A part of Leifsonia xyli subsp. xyli str. CTCB07 genomic DNA contains:
- a CDS encoding ABC transporter permease, whose amino-acid sequence MIRAFRANARDHRASILVAALSSAFGATLLACVNVLSAYIAGSPFGGGASAQIALAIVAAIFFAIAVYVGAIVTTNTFATIIAGRTRTIALLRLIGSSAGAQRRSVASEGLSVGTIGALTGGVAATALALLGVRLCTLTGVLPEGSYPVLTPSLLAPVAVVALTTWLASWIGSRRVLTVSPVQALGAAQERPPAAVRNRGRLAVALLLIVAGALLLAVGLLLGLGVFAGSGWGVLAELGAYGVLVALPGGLLSFTGVILAAPFFLPAVLRGVGMLLGRGAAERLAAANAVRNPERSSRTAIGLVIGITLVTMFVVAAESWLQMIRDAAAKNPGLYDGVESVLTVTMLVFSALIGFSAIIAAVGVVNSLSLSVLHRQRELGLLRALGLSARQVRRMILAESVQLSVAAVLTGLLLGTLYGWIGAQSLLGTIPGGGLFLPSLPWLFLSLMAFATALLAVGASVAPTRRATRIAPVAALATE is encoded by the coding sequence GTGATCCGCGCCTTCCGGGCCAATGCCCGTGACCACCGCGCCAGCATCCTCGTCGCCGCCCTCAGCAGCGCGTTCGGTGCGACGCTGCTCGCGTGTGTCAATGTACTGAGCGCCTACATCGCGGGTTCCCCGTTCGGCGGCGGGGCCTCTGCGCAGATCGCTCTCGCCATCGTGGCGGCGATTTTCTTCGCGATCGCCGTGTACGTCGGCGCGATCGTGACCACCAACACCTTCGCAACGATCATCGCCGGACGCACGCGCACGATCGCCCTGCTGCGCCTCATCGGCTCCAGCGCCGGGGCTCAGCGCCGCTCCGTCGCCAGCGAGGGTCTGAGCGTCGGGACCATCGGCGCGCTGACCGGAGGAGTGGCGGCTACCGCACTGGCTCTCCTCGGCGTCCGGCTCTGCACGCTCACGGGAGTCCTCCCGGAGGGGTCCTATCCGGTGCTTACGCCGTCACTGCTCGCACCGGTGGCGGTAGTGGCACTGACAACCTGGCTCGCTTCCTGGATCGGCAGCCGGCGTGTGCTGACCGTCAGCCCGGTCCAGGCTCTCGGAGCGGCCCAGGAGCGACCGCCCGCCGCCGTCCGGAACCGGGGACGCCTGGCCGTCGCGCTCCTCCTCATCGTGGCCGGGGCACTGCTGCTCGCCGTCGGGCTTCTCCTCGGGCTGGGCGTCTTCGCGGGCTCCGGTTGGGGGGTTCTTGCGGAACTCGGCGCGTACGGCGTGCTGGTCGCGCTGCCCGGCGGGCTCCTTTCGTTCACCGGTGTTATCCTGGCTGCGCCGTTCTTCCTGCCCGCCGTGCTGCGCGGAGTCGGGATGCTGCTCGGCCGCGGCGCTGCCGAACGCCTCGCCGCAGCGAACGCCGTGCGAAACCCGGAGCGCAGCTCACGCACGGCGATCGGGCTGGTCATCGGCATCACGCTCGTGACGATGTTCGTGGTCGCGGCGGAGTCCTGGCTCCAGATGATCCGGGACGCTGCGGCCAAGAACCCGGGCCTGTACGACGGGGTTGAGAGCGTGCTCACCGTCACGATGCTGGTGTTCAGCGCGCTCATCGGGTTCTCTGCGATCATCGCCGCGGTCGGCGTCGTCAACAGTCTGTCGCTCAGCGTCCTGCACCGGCAGCGCGAGCTCGGCCTGCTCCGGGCGCTCGGCCTGAGCGCGCGTCAGGTGCGCCGGATGATCCTCGCGGAGAGCGTTCAACTCTCTGTCGCGGCCGTTCTGACCGGGCTTCTGCTGGGGACCCTCTACGGCTGGATCGGCGCGCAGTCACTGCTTGGGACGATCCCCGGCGGCGGTCTGTTCCTGCCATCCCTCCCGTGGCTCTTCCTCTCGCTCATGGCGTTCGCGACGGCGCTGCTGGCGGTCGGGGCATCCGTCGCCCCCACCCGCCGTGCCACCCGCATCGCTCCGGTCGCGGCGCTCGCGACCGAGTGA
- a CDS encoding ABC transporter ATP-binding protein, with translation MNTFTSVARVESATKTYGTGAGRVNALDGVTLGIPAGQFTAVMGPSGSGKSTLMHVMAGLDSVTSGRVFLGDTEITGLGDTELTVLRRRRVGFVFQSFNLVPTLDVRANILLPFEIDGRKPTIVQREWIDGLIETLGLTDRLTHRPHEISGGQQQRVAIVRALATRPDLVFADEPTGNLDSRTGREVLGVLREAVRTYGQSIAMVTHDPVAASYADHLVFLADGRIVAEREPSSAEDISAFMLGMEAFA, from the coding sequence ATGAATACATTCACCTCTGTGGCCCGTGTCGAGTCCGCCACCAAGACCTACGGCACCGGTGCCGGCCGCGTGAACGCCCTCGACGGGGTGACGCTCGGCATCCCGGCTGGCCAGTTCACCGCCGTCATGGGCCCGAGCGGTTCCGGCAAGTCCACGCTCATGCACGTCATGGCGGGGCTGGACAGCGTGACGAGCGGCCGGGTGTTCCTCGGCGACACCGAGATCACCGGGCTCGGGGACACCGAGCTGACGGTGCTGCGCCGCCGCCGGGTCGGCTTCGTCTTCCAGTCCTTCAACCTCGTTCCGACCCTGGATGTGCGGGCCAATATCCTGCTCCCATTCGAGATCGACGGCCGCAAGCCGACGATCGTGCAGCGGGAGTGGATCGATGGGCTCATCGAAACGCTCGGACTCACCGACCGCCTCACCCACCGGCCGCACGAGATCTCCGGCGGACAGCAGCAGCGCGTCGCGATCGTGCGCGCCCTGGCGACCCGCCCCGACCTGGTCTTCGCTGACGAGCCGACCGGCAACCTCGACTCCCGCACCGGACGCGAGGTGCTCGGCGTGCTCCGGGAGGCGGTCCGGACCTATGGCCAGAGCATCGCGATGGTGACGCACGACCCCGTCGCCGCGAGCTATGCAGACCATCTCGTGTTCCTCGCCGACGGCCGCATTGTCGCGGAGCGCGAGCCGTCCAGCGCCGAGGACATCTCGGCCTTCATGCTCGGGATGGAGGCGTTCGCGTGA
- a CDS encoding response regulator — MTVPIRVALVDDQALFRAGVRMLVSSQEDLEFAGEAANGAEGVELVRQTNPDVVLMDIRMPVMDGIAATGEIVGHAAREGRTPPRVVVLTTFDLDEAAARAIRGGASGFVLKDAEPEFLLAAIRTVHAGNAVIAAGATQNLFERFSTGRAAQPVPAEFASLTSREREIFALAARGLSNAEIAGSEFLSEATVKTHISRILGKLGLRDRVQMVVYAFEHGLNREAE, encoded by the coding sequence GTGACCGTGCCGATCCGCGTCGCCCTGGTGGACGACCAGGCGCTGTTCCGCGCGGGGGTCCGGATGCTGGTGAGCTCGCAGGAGGACCTCGAATTCGCGGGGGAGGCCGCCAACGGCGCGGAGGGCGTCGAACTGGTGCGTCAGACGAACCCCGATGTGGTGCTGATGGACATCCGCATGCCGGTGATGGACGGCATCGCCGCCACCGGCGAGATCGTCGGACATGCCGCTCGCGAGGGCCGGACGCCGCCCCGCGTCGTCGTGCTCACCACCTTCGACCTGGACGAAGCGGCCGCGCGCGCCATCCGCGGCGGAGCGAGCGGATTCGTCCTGAAGGACGCCGAGCCGGAGTTCCTGCTGGCTGCCATCCGCACCGTGCATGCGGGCAACGCCGTCATCGCGGCGGGGGCGACCCAGAATCTCTTCGAGCGCTTCTCCACCGGCCGTGCGGCCCAGCCGGTGCCGGCCGAGTTCGCATCGCTGACCTCCCGGGAGCGGGAGATCTTCGCGCTCGCTGCCCGTGGCCTGAGCAACGCGGAGATCGCCGGAAGCGAGTTCCTGAGCGAAGCCACTGTGAAGACGCACATCAGCCGCATCCTGGGCAAGCTGGGTCTTCGCGACCGCGTTCAGATGGTCGTGTACGCCTTCGAGCATGGGCTGAACCGGGAAGCGGAGTAG
- a CDS encoding sensor histidine kinase: MADRTRLLSALARHRWVLEPALALALFAAWLVAGLPFLFWPALAMVFYAASVALARVLQGATLTLIWFGLLADLTEGDPLPTAFRLISAVAVVTALFSIASHGGRALRWLGFVSALLWSPVVAYLFTVRGEVKFPRFGPLIAGYYTSQGVGVVLMSLLLAVVFVSGWLLGFLVSRERVAERDSRSMLMWLAASGGTPPTTDGPQSERLVRRLSRRQLTLDIGGAIAFVPFCLLLDLSSAYLRQEGGRSTVVIVIVFAVAVALWRMAPAVALAIAWLGAVFQLTTGHNILVCDIAVLMVLYATAAYGDQVVRYAGLISAGLGAFVAGLYLSLSAALSQGYFDLLSAQFTGLALQFAFLFVVSVTVLGLSWVLGVLMRTWRNARYSRSAQMVAEIERNRAEQDVAIEQERTRIARDMHDVVAHSLAVVIAQADGARYARRTAPEAVDEALTTIAATARSALADVRVLLAELRQSQPEGPQPTLASLDQTVEQIRAAGLAVAVERLGEFDRLGSAQQIAAYRIVQEALTNALRHGDTTKPATVVLAETARIGGGSGLVITVRNSMKSVPAETASTGSLPRIGHGLPGMRERASLAGGTLSAAAAEGVFVVSAFLPALVATPGAEA, encoded by the coding sequence ATGGCCGACCGGACCCGTCTCCTCAGCGCACTGGCGCGACACCGCTGGGTGCTCGAGCCAGCGCTCGCGCTCGCGCTGTTCGCGGCGTGGCTGGTCGCAGGCCTCCCGTTCTTGTTCTGGCCCGCACTGGCGATGGTCTTCTACGCGGCGAGTGTCGCGCTCGCGCGCGTGCTGCAGGGGGCGACCCTGACGCTGATCTGGTTCGGCCTACTGGCGGACCTAACCGAAGGGGATCCGCTCCCGACCGCTTTCCGGCTCATCTCGGCCGTCGCCGTCGTCACGGCGCTGTTCAGCATCGCATCGCACGGCGGGCGCGCGCTCCGCTGGCTGGGTTTCGTGTCGGCCCTGCTGTGGTCGCCGGTGGTCGCGTATCTGTTCACCGTGCGCGGGGAGGTGAAATTCCCGCGATTTGGACCGCTTATCGCCGGGTACTACACCAGCCAGGGCGTTGGGGTCGTGCTGATGAGCCTGCTGCTCGCGGTGGTGTTCGTGTCAGGGTGGCTGCTGGGCTTCCTGGTGTCGCGGGAACGGGTGGCGGAGAGAGACAGCCGGAGCATGCTCATGTGGCTCGCCGCCTCCGGGGGGACCCCGCCGACCACGGACGGCCCGCAAAGCGAGCGGCTGGTACGGCGGCTGAGCCGGCGCCAGCTGACCCTCGACATCGGCGGTGCGATCGCGTTCGTCCCGTTCTGCCTGCTGCTCGACCTGTCATCGGCTTACCTTCGGCAGGAGGGCGGGCGCAGCACTGTCGTGATCGTGATCGTGTTCGCGGTCGCGGTGGCGCTTTGGCGGATGGCCCCGGCGGTGGCGCTCGCGATCGCGTGGCTGGGGGCAGTGTTCCAGCTGACGACCGGGCACAACATCCTGGTCTGCGATATCGCCGTGCTGATGGTGCTCTACGCGACGGCCGCCTACGGCGATCAGGTCGTCCGGTACGCGGGCCTGATCTCGGCCGGCCTCGGCGCATTCGTCGCGGGGCTCTACCTGTCGCTGAGCGCCGCTCTCTCCCAGGGCTACTTCGATCTGCTGTCGGCTCAGTTCACCGGTCTCGCACTGCAATTCGCTTTCCTCTTCGTGGTCAGCGTGACCGTGCTCGGGCTCTCCTGGGTGCTCGGCGTTCTCATGCGCACTTGGCGGAACGCCCGCTACTCGCGGTCCGCGCAGATGGTCGCCGAGATCGAGCGGAACCGGGCCGAACAGGATGTGGCGATCGAGCAGGAGCGCACCCGCATCGCCCGCGACATGCACGATGTCGTCGCCCACTCGCTCGCGGTCGTCATCGCGCAGGCCGACGGTGCGCGCTACGCCCGCCGCACCGCGCCCGAGGCCGTCGATGAGGCGCTGACGACCATCGCTGCGACGGCCCGGTCGGCCCTCGCCGATGTGCGCGTGCTGCTCGCCGAACTGCGGCAGTCGCAGCCGGAGGGTCCCCAGCCGACGCTCGCGAGCCTCGATCAGACGGTCGAGCAGATCCGTGCCGCCGGCCTCGCCGTCGCCGTCGAACGCCTCGGCGAGTTCGATCGGCTCGGCTCCGCCCAGCAGATCGCCGCCTACCGCATCGTGCAGGAGGCGCTCACCAACGCCCTCCGGCACGGCGACACCACCAAGCCGGCCACCGTCGTGCTCGCCGAAACAGCGCGCATCGGCGGCGGATCCGGCCTCGTCATCACCGTGAGGAACAGCATGAAATCCGTCCCTGCCGAAACCGCGAGCACCGGCTCGCTCCCGCGCATCGGACACGGCTTGCCCGGGATGCGTGAGCGCGCCTCCCTCGCCGGCGGCACACTTTCTGCCGCCGCCGCCGAGGGAGTGTTCGTGGTCTCCGCGTTCCTCCCGGCCCTCGTGGCGACGCCGGGAGCGGAAGCGTGA
- a CDS encoding RICIN domain-containing protein: MILQPAESEKAATWQVRSDGTIRTMNDRWCIADQPRSFWHNPWVALARCASVPNQRWSQVDGHFKNESTGLCLATSDHSTYPASRLATAPCSRDADQQFVSVEPQTIMTRSPGSYLWPDTSVKPDSPVMIRQSVPEPGWKLLPDGTIRSLDDQQCLGFSGSSTANGTPVVLGACTGGGQKWTATPDGELRTRLADNVCATVQEGSVVGSRCTGGANQTFWF; encoded by the coding sequence TTGATCCTGCAGCCCGCCGAGTCGGAGAAGGCGGCTACCTGGCAAGTGCGCTCCGACGGCACGATCCGCACCATGAACGACCGGTGGTGCATCGCCGACCAGCCCCGCTCGTTCTGGCACAATCCGTGGGTCGCTCTCGCCCGGTGTGCCTCCGTGCCGAACCAGCGCTGGAGCCAGGTGGACGGCCACTTCAAGAACGAGTCAACCGGACTCTGCCTGGCCACCTCCGACCACAGTACGTATCCCGCCTCCCGCCTGGCGACCGCCCCCTGCTCACGGGACGCCGACCAGCAATTCGTCAGCGTCGAGCCTCAGACGATCATGACCCGGTCGCCGGGCTCCTACCTCTGGCCGGACACTAGTGTGAAACCGGACAGCCCTGTGATGATCCGGCAGTCGGTTCCCGAACCGGGCTGGAAGCTGCTGCCCGACGGCACGATCCGCAGCCTCGACGACCAACAGTGCCTCGGCTTCAGCGGCTCCTCGACCGCGAACGGCACCCCGGTCGTCCTCGGGGCCTGCACCGGCGGCGGCCAGAAGTGGACGGCCACTCCCGACGGCGAACTCCGCACGCGCCTGGCGGACAACGTCTGCGCAACGGTCCAGGAGGGGAGCGTCGTCGGCTCCCGTTGCACGGGCGGGGCGAATCAGACGTTCTGGTTCTGA
- the era gene encoding GTPase Era, which translates to MTDYRAGFVSFVGRPNVGKSTLTNALVGEKIAITSSKPQTTRRAIRGIMHRREGQLILVDTPGVHRPRTLLGERLNTLVESTLGDVDVIGFCVPADERIGPGDRFINERLDDYPRAKKVAIVTKIDSARKTQVAEQLLAVSALREWEAIVPVSAVNSIQLDTLTTELMRLLPVSPGPLYPDESVTDEGVEDRIAEYIREAVLDGVEDELPHSLAVTIDDLVERDDKDLLEIYANLFVERDSQKAIVIGKGGSRIREVGATAREPIEALLGRHVFLSIRVKVAKDWQRDPKQLGRLGF; encoded by the coding sequence GTGACCGATTACCGCGCCGGATTCGTTTCGTTCGTCGGCCGGCCGAATGTCGGCAAGTCGACACTGACTAACGCTCTGGTGGGCGAGAAGATCGCCATCACGAGTTCGAAGCCTCAGACGACCCGCCGTGCGATCCGCGGGATCATGCACCGGAGGGAAGGCCAGCTCATCCTGGTCGACACCCCCGGCGTCCACCGGCCGCGGACGCTGCTCGGCGAGCGGCTCAACACGCTCGTGGAATCGACGCTCGGGGATGTCGACGTCATCGGCTTCTGCGTGCCCGCCGACGAGAGGATCGGCCCAGGCGATCGCTTCATCAACGAGCGGCTGGACGACTACCCGCGCGCCAAGAAGGTCGCGATCGTCACCAAGATCGACTCCGCGAGGAAGACGCAGGTTGCCGAGCAACTGCTCGCGGTTTCGGCGCTGCGGGAGTGGGAGGCGATCGTTCCGGTCTCGGCGGTGAACAGTATCCAGCTCGACACCCTGACCACGGAGCTGATGAGACTGCTGCCGGTCTCGCCCGGCCCGCTCTACCCGGACGAATCCGTCACCGATGAGGGCGTGGAGGACCGCATCGCCGAATACATCCGCGAGGCCGTGCTCGACGGCGTCGAGGATGAGCTACCGCACTCCCTGGCCGTGACCATCGACGATCTGGTCGAACGCGATGACAAAGACCTCCTCGAGATCTACGCGAACCTCTTCGTCGAGCGCGACAGCCAGAAGGCTATCGTCATCGGCAAGGGCGGCAGCCGAATCCGGGAGGTCGGCGCTACTGCGCGAGAACCCATCGAGGCGCTGCTCGGGCGGCACGTTTTCCTGTCGATCCGGGTGAAGGTGGCGAAGGACTGGCAGCGCGACCCGAAGCAGCTGGGACGGCTCGGGTTCTGA
- a CDS encoding hemolysin family protein: MLAALFFVFTFALVAFGGLMAAVEAALGVQSRGDIADLAETSRASKSLTVIAEDPGPYFNAVSFSRIIAETTAAVLVTLAFEQIFEEWWISLLLSALIMTGVSFVLVGASPRSVGRANSTLLLRLTAPLVRIVCVVLGPIPGGLVALGNRVTPSRARSAPVTSEEQLLSIVDEATELDVLEEDDREFIHSIFEFSDTVVREVMIPRTDMITVDKSAGLGTAMGLFFSKGVSRIPVIDDDPDDVVGILYLKDAAKLSFESVPGRDAIALGELVRPALFVPESQKADALLREMQRESNHLAMVVDEYGGIAGLVTLEDLIEELVGDISDEYDQEVALVQEVGDGRHRVATRLPIDDLGELFDLEIEDEDVDSVGGLVAKALGRLAEVGSTVAAHGLRFTVDRIEGRHKHVASVLVERDTAVLPESAGKSDRAARNDKHRNDKNKQQREPRP, from the coding sequence ATGCTCGCCGCGCTGTTCTTCGTCTTCACATTCGCCCTGGTGGCGTTCGGTGGCCTGATGGCCGCCGTCGAAGCCGCCCTGGGCGTGCAGTCCCGCGGTGACATCGCCGATCTGGCGGAGACCTCGCGCGCCAGCAAATCGCTCACGGTGATCGCGGAAGACCCGGGGCCCTACTTCAACGCTGTCAGCTTCAGCCGGATCATCGCCGAGACGACCGCCGCGGTGCTGGTGACGCTCGCCTTCGAGCAGATCTTCGAGGAGTGGTGGATCTCGCTCCTCCTGTCGGCGCTGATCATGACGGGCGTCTCGTTTGTGCTCGTCGGCGCGAGTCCGCGCAGTGTGGGCCGGGCGAACTCGACACTGCTGCTGCGCCTCACCGCGCCGTTGGTGCGCATCGTCTGCGTCGTGCTGGGCCCTATACCGGGCGGTCTGGTCGCCCTCGGTAACCGGGTGACGCCGTCCCGTGCCCGGTCGGCTCCGGTCACGAGCGAGGAGCAACTGCTCAGCATCGTGGACGAGGCGACGGAGTTAGACGTGCTGGAGGAGGACGACCGCGAGTTCATCCACTCGATCTTCGAGTTCAGCGACACGGTCGTGCGCGAAGTCATGATCCCGCGCACGGACATGATCACCGTCGACAAGAGCGCCGGTCTCGGCACCGCTATGGGACTGTTCTTCTCGAAAGGCGTCTCCCGCATCCCGGTCATCGATGACGACCCAGACGACGTGGTGGGCATCCTCTACCTCAAGGACGCGGCGAAGCTCAGTTTCGAGAGCGTGCCCGGCAGGGACGCGATCGCGCTCGGGGAGCTGGTGCGGCCGGCCCTCTTCGTACCGGAGTCGCAGAAAGCGGATGCCCTGCTGCGCGAGATGCAGCGCGAATCGAACCACCTTGCGATGGTCGTGGACGAGTACGGCGGCATCGCCGGACTGGTGACCCTGGAGGACCTCATCGAGGAGCTTGTCGGAGACATCTCGGACGAGTACGACCAGGAGGTCGCCCTCGTGCAGGAGGTCGGCGACGGCCGCCACCGGGTCGCGACACGCCTGCCGATCGACGATCTGGGCGAACTGTTCGATCTGGAGATCGAGGACGAGGATGTCGACAGCGTCGGCGGTCTCGTCGCCAAGGCGCTCGGCCGGCTCGCGGAGGTCGGGTCGACGGTGGCCGCGCACGGCCTGCGCTTCACGGTGGATCGCATCGAGGGACGGCACAAGCATGTCGCGAGCGTGCTGGTGGAGCGAGACACCGCGGTGCTGCCCGAATCCGCCGGGAAGTCGGACCGCGCTGCCAGGAACGACAAGCACAGAAACGACAAGAACAAGCAGCAGAGGGAGCCGCGACCGTGA
- the ybeY gene encoding rRNA maturation RNase YbeY → MSIEVNNESAIAADEAKLQRLAGYTFDIMHVHPDAELAILLVDEAAMEQLHVQWMDEPGPTDVLSFPMDELRPGTEDEPSPAGLLGDVVLCPQVAQVQAETTGHTLMDELLLLMTHGILHLLGFDHAEPAEEREMFGIQRDILVGFARYDRQH, encoded by the coding sequence ATGAGTATCGAAGTCAACAACGAGTCCGCGATCGCTGCGGACGAGGCGAAGCTGCAGCGGCTCGCGGGGTACACTTTCGACATCATGCACGTCCACCCGGACGCCGAGCTGGCGATCCTGCTGGTGGATGAGGCGGCGATGGAGCAGTTGCATGTGCAGTGGATGGACGAACCCGGCCCGACCGATGTGCTCAGCTTCCCGATGGACGAGCTGCGCCCCGGCACAGAGGACGAGCCATCGCCCGCGGGTCTGCTGGGCGATGTGGTGCTCTGCCCGCAGGTGGCGCAGGTCCAGGCGGAGACCACGGGCCACACTCTGATGGATGAGCTGCTGCTCCTGATGACGCACGGCATCCTGCATCTGCTCGGCTTCGACCACGCCGAACCGGCGGAGGAACGGGAGATGTTCGGCATCCAGCGCGATATCCTGGTGGGCTTCGCCCGCTACGACCGGCAGCACTAG
- a CDS encoding PhoH family protein, whose product MPTSEPTPPLSPEGAAEAHLSVDGVQMVRLLGPQDRLLTTLERQFPLVSVHVRGDEISLTGDPAQVEGARRLVEELLHLVRNGQDIGPADVANSAKMLQSGLNLSPSDVLGQAILTARGKSIRPKTLGQSEYVDAIDHNTIVFGIGPAGTGKTYLAMAKAVQALQRKEVTRIILTRPAVEAGERLGYLPGTLTDKIDPYLRPLYDALNEMMDPELVPKLLAAGTIEVAPLAYMRGRTLNDSFIVLDEAQNTTPEQMKMFLTRLGFNARMVVTGDITQIDLPNAASGLRLVTCVLNGIDDIHFARLTSDDVVRHSLVGRIVDAYTEYDAKQQERQHEREQAAEFAARAERRSGASRDHLTKRRQGPSK is encoded by the coding sequence TTGCCGACGAGTGAACCGACACCGCCGCTGAGCCCCGAGGGTGCGGCCGAGGCCCATCTGAGCGTCGACGGCGTCCAGATGGTCCGGCTGCTCGGGCCCCAGGATCGGCTGCTCACCACGCTGGAACGGCAGTTTCCGCTGGTGAGCGTTCACGTCCGTGGCGACGAGATCAGCCTAACTGGCGACCCGGCGCAGGTCGAAGGGGCGCGGCGTCTGGTCGAGGAGCTGCTGCACCTGGTGCGCAACGGCCAGGACATCGGCCCAGCGGACGTCGCGAACTCTGCCAAGATGCTCCAGAGCGGGCTGAATCTGAGCCCGTCGGACGTGCTCGGCCAGGCCATTCTGACCGCGCGCGGCAAGAGCATCCGCCCCAAGACGCTCGGGCAGAGCGAGTACGTGGACGCCATCGACCACAACACGATCGTGTTCGGGATCGGCCCAGCCGGAACCGGGAAGACGTATCTCGCGATGGCCAAGGCAGTGCAGGCGCTTCAGCGCAAAGAGGTGACCCGCATCATTCTGACGCGGCCGGCCGTCGAAGCCGGCGAGCGGCTCGGCTACTTGCCGGGGACCCTCACGGACAAGATCGACCCCTATCTGCGCCCACTCTACGACGCCCTCAACGAGATGATGGACCCCGAGCTGGTTCCGAAGCTGCTGGCCGCAGGCACGATCGAGGTGGCGCCGCTGGCCTATATGCGCGGCCGCACGCTGAACGACTCGTTCATCGTTCTGGACGAAGCGCAGAACACCACGCCCGAGCAGATGAAGATGTTCCTCACACGGCTCGGGTTCAACGCGCGGATGGTCGTCACCGGCGACATCACCCAGATCGACCTGCCGAACGCGGCGAGCGGACTGCGGCTGGTGACATGCGTGCTGAACGGGATCGACGACATCCACTTCGCCCGGTTGACCAGCGACGACGTCGTGCGCCACAGCCTCGTCGGCCGGATCGTGGACGCCTACACCGAATACGACGCCAAACAGCAGGAGCGGCAGCACGAGCGCGAGCAGGCGGCCGAGTTCGCGGCCCGCGCCGAGCGCCGCTCCGGGGCATCGCGCGACCACCTCACCAAGCGACGACAGGGTCCGAGTAAATGA
- a CDS encoding histidine triad nucleotide-binding protein, with product MTERQDERSVFTRIIAGEIPADVVYDGERLIAFKDIAPQAPVHLLVVPKTDQYRDVVELAAGDPELLAELVATARSLAAEHADGDFRLIFNTGANAGQTVFHVHAHVLSTPAGGLEEGSLADE from the coding sequence ATGACAGAGCGGCAGGATGAGCGGTCGGTCTTCACCCGCATCATCGCGGGAGAGATCCCGGCGGACGTGGTGTACGACGGCGAGCGGCTGATCGCATTCAAGGACATCGCCCCGCAGGCGCCCGTGCATCTCCTGGTCGTCCCCAAGACCGACCAGTACCGCGATGTGGTCGAACTCGCCGCGGGGGACCCGGAGCTGCTCGCCGAACTGGTCGCCACCGCCCGATCGCTCGCCGCTGAGCACGCGGACGGCGACTTCCGCCTGATCTTCAACACCGGGGCGAACGCGGGGCAGACCGTGTTCCACGTCCACGCTCATGTTCTGAGCACGCCAGCGGGCGGGCTCGAGGAAGGAAGCCTTGCCGACGAGTGA
- a CDS encoding 16S rRNA (uracil(1498)-N(3))-methyltransferase: MASLYLCEDLDAAIGDRLTLTGPEARHAVTVNRTRPGERILIGNGRGLVAAGEVLVATGSELTIDVAALDRIQRREPAITLVQALAKGDRDERAIQAATELGADAVIPWAAARSVSRWEGTKIAKGRERWATIVREAGKQSLRPWTPEVGELSTTRQIAALAVTHRVLVLEPSAGGRLTDVTPDARPLALVVGPEGGIDPAELDVFRAAGAELLRLGDTILRTSTAGPAALAVLSAATRRW, encoded by the coding sequence ATGGCCTCCCTGTACCTCTGCGAGGACCTCGACGCCGCCATCGGCGATCGGCTGACGCTCACCGGGCCTGAGGCCAGGCACGCGGTCACGGTGAACCGCACGCGGCCGGGTGAGCGCATCCTGATCGGCAACGGCCGCGGGCTGGTCGCCGCGGGCGAGGTGCTCGTCGCCACGGGCTCCGAGCTGACGATCGACGTCGCTGCGCTCGATCGCATCCAGAGGCGCGAACCGGCGATCACCCTGGTGCAGGCGCTCGCGAAGGGCGACCGCGACGAACGGGCGATCCAGGCGGCGACCGAACTCGGAGCGGATGCGGTGATCCCGTGGGCGGCCGCCCGGTCGGTCTCCCGCTGGGAGGGGACGAAAATCGCCAAGGGCCGGGAGCGCTGGGCGACGATCGTCCGCGAGGCGGGCAAACAGTCCCTCCGCCCCTGGACGCCGGAGGTCGGCGAGCTGTCGACCACGAGGCAGATCGCCGCTCTGGCTGTGACGCACCGCGTCCTGGTGCTCGAACCGTCCGCTGGCGGACGGCTCACCGATGTGACCCCGGACGCCCGACCGCTCGCGCTCGTGGTGGGCCCCGAGGGCGGCATCGACCCGGCCGAGCTCGACGTCTTCCGCGCCGCGGGGGCCGAGCTCCTCCGCCTTGGCGACACCATCCTTCGAACGTCCACCGCGGGACCGGCCGCCCTGGCCGTGCTCTCCGCGGCCACCCGGCGCTGGTGA